One genomic region from Sphingobacterium sp. UGAL515B_05 encodes:
- the mreC gene encoding rod shape-determining protein MreC has product MRNLWLFLRRYNAFFWFILFFGFSLFLVITNNSFQRNSVLNSSNSIIGGLYAKVNSWKSYLHLGETNDALAKENAQLRKDLQAYRSTDSIKIGPVPAIDSSEFGRYEFIIANVINNSIHQKANTITLDKGSKDGIERGMGVIAPNGVVGIVLNVSPNFSTVQSLLHPDTRISVTLGHTEVFGSLVWGNSMDYRAAMVKEIPNHIKVNKGDKVYTSGYSGHFPKGIFVGTVIQTGISSGDAFLDLRLLLSTNFSNLQHVYVVKDLLNKELKTLEESTKDNG; this is encoded by the coding sequence ATGAGAAACCTTTGGTTATTCCTGAGACGATACAATGCATTCTTCTGGTTTATCCTATTTTTTGGATTCTCGTTATTTTTGGTGATCACCAACAATTCTTTCCAACGTAATTCTGTTTTAAATTCTTCAAATAGTATCATCGGAGGCCTGTACGCAAAGGTCAATTCCTGGAAAAGCTACCTGCACCTCGGGGAGACTAACGATGCACTTGCAAAGGAAAATGCACAATTAAGAAAGGACTTACAAGCCTATCGATCAACTGACAGCATCAAGATCGGTCCTGTCCCAGCAATCGACAGCAGTGAGTTTGGGCGTTACGAATTTATTATTGCGAATGTCATCAACAATAGCATCCACCAAAAGGCAAATACGATTACACTCGATAAAGGCAGTAAAGACGGTATAGAGCGAGGTATGGGTGTTATCGCTCCCAACGGGGTAGTTGGTATTGTATTGAATGTTTCCCCCAACTTCTCGACCGTTCAATCCCTATTGCATCCAGATACGCGTATATCCGTTACACTGGGCCACACCGAGGTCTTCGGATCGTTGGTATGGGGCAATAGCATGGATTACCGTGCGGCAATGGTCAAGGAAATTCCAAACCATATCAAAGTCAATAAAGGAGACAAAGTGTATACCTCTGGATATTCAGGACATTTTCCAAAAGGAATTTTTGTCGGAACGGTCATTCAGACAGGTATTTCTTCAGGAGACGCTTTTTTGGATCTTAGACTATTGTTGAGCACCAATTTCTCCAATTTGCAACATGTCTACGTTGTAAAAGACCTGTTAAATAAAGAATTAAAGACACTAGAAGAATCGACAAAGGACAATGGCTAG
- a CDS encoding NAD(P)/FAD-dependent oxidoreductase, which translates to MPSNSSNRKFPRVIIIGAGFGGIEVAKKLKNKEVEVLLLDRNNFHTFQPLMYQVATGTLSADSISFPVRKMFKGQDNFHFRLADVKSVDNEAKIVRTDVGDFDYDYLIVATGATTNFFGNQQITKYALPMKNIQEALNIRSYVLQNLEEAVRIENPADRKANLNFVIVGGGPTGVELSGAIAEIKNNVLEKDYPELKKSEMSVYLVEGLPKVLANLSEKSSKDSEKYLKDLGVEVLLNVQVTGYDGNSITFADGRSIETKTVIWGAGVAGQYPNGFKKEIIQRGNRIQTDDQCRVIDMPGVYAIGDVSAFITDDLPRGLPGVAPVAQQQGAYVAKHILQTMSNQPTEKFNYFDKGSMATVGRNKAVVDMGKIHFNGFFGWMTWMFVHLMSIYGFRNKLITFVNWSIKFFTKNSGVRLIFHKYDEPTPEKQQAETAQ; encoded by the coding sequence ATGCCAAGCAATAGTTCAAATAGAAAATTCCCAAGAGTAATCATTATTGGTGCTGGATTTGGAGGAATTGAAGTTGCTAAAAAGCTTAAAAATAAGGAAGTTGAAGTTCTGTTGCTGGACAGAAATAACTTTCATACTTTTCAACCATTGATGTACCAAGTTGCCACGGGTACTCTTTCAGCGGACTCTATCTCCTTCCCTGTCCGCAAAATGTTCAAAGGCCAAGACAACTTTCATTTTAGACTTGCTGACGTAAAAAGCGTTGACAACGAGGCTAAGATTGTAAGAACAGATGTTGGTGATTTTGACTATGATTATTTAATTGTTGCTACAGGTGCTACGACGAACTTCTTCGGCAATCAACAAATCACAAAATATGCTTTGCCGATGAAAAACATACAAGAAGCATTAAATATTCGAAGCTATGTTTTACAGAATCTCGAAGAAGCAGTACGTATAGAAAACCCTGCTGATCGTAAAGCTAATTTGAATTTTGTAATTGTTGGGGGTGGTCCAACAGGTGTTGAACTTTCGGGGGCAATCGCAGAGATCAAAAACAATGTTCTTGAGAAAGATTATCCAGAATTGAAAAAATCTGAGATGTCGGTTTACCTGGTTGAAGGACTTCCAAAAGTATTGGCTAACTTATCTGAAAAATCTTCTAAAGATTCAGAAAAGTACCTCAAAGATTTAGGTGTAGAAGTATTATTGAATGTTCAGGTAACCGGATATGATGGCAATTCAATTACGTTCGCCGATGGCAGAAGCATTGAAACAAAAACGGTTATCTGGGGAGCAGGTGTAGCTGGGCAATATCCAAATGGTTTCAAAAAGGAGATTATCCAACGAGGCAACCGTATACAGACAGACGATCAATGCCGTGTTATTGATATGCCAGGTGTTTATGCCATTGGTGATGTTTCGGCATTTATCACAGATGATCTTCCTCGCGGCCTACCAGGTGTTGCCCCGGTGGCTCAGCAACAGGGAGCTTATGTTGCCAAACATATTCTTCAAACAATGTCCAATCAACCAACTGAGAAATTCAACTATTTCGACAAAGGATCCATGGCTACGGTAGGTCGTAATAAAGCTGTCGTTGACATGGGAAAAATCCATTTCAATGGATTCTTTGGCTGGATGACCTGGATGTTTGTCCACTTGATGTCCATCTATGGATTCAGAAATAAATTGATCACATTCGTAAACTGGTCGATCAAATTTTTCACCAAAAACAGTGGTGTGCGTTTGATCTTCCACAAATATGATGAACCAACTCCAGAAAAACAGCAGGCAGAAACAGCACAATAG
- a CDS encoding NAD(P)/FAD-dependent oxidoreductase, with amino-acid sequence MINTDICIIGAGPVGLFAVFEAGLLKMRCHLIDVLPQVGGQLSEIYPHKPIYDIPGYPSITAQELIDKQLEQIKPFAPTFTLGERVEHITKQDDGSFIVETNDHTMVHTQVIVIAGGLGCFEPRKPEIPNLHLFEGKGVDYMVKDPAKYRDKKIVIAGGGDSALDWTFHLADIAQQVTLIHRSDSFRGAPDSAEKVFKLAQQGKINLLLSHNLTNIHGNGYLSHVETTNKEKEVIATDADYFIPLYGLTPKLGPIADWGLNIDKNAIEVNTFDYSTNIERIYAIGDINTYPGKLKLILCGYHEAALMCQSAFKFVYPDQKLTFKYTTVNGINTF; translated from the coding sequence ATGATAAATACGGATATCTGTATCATCGGAGCAGGACCTGTTGGCCTATTCGCAGTTTTTGAAGCCGGGCTTTTAAAAATGCGCTGCCATTTGATTGATGTGTTACCCCAAGTGGGCGGTCAACTTTCGGAGATCTACCCCCATAAGCCTATCTACGACATTCCTGGTTATCCAAGTATCACTGCGCAGGAGTTGATCGATAAACAGCTTGAACAGATTAAACCCTTTGCCCCCACATTCACCTTAGGTGAGCGTGTGGAACATATAACAAAACAGGACGACGGTTCTTTTATTGTAGAAACCAATGATCATACGATGGTTCATACACAGGTTATTGTCATCGCCGGAGGCTTAGGTTGCTTTGAACCACGCAAGCCCGAAATTCCAAATCTTCATCTCTTTGAAGGAAAAGGCGTAGATTATATGGTAAAAGACCCTGCCAAGTACCGGGATAAAAAAATCGTCATTGCCGGTGGCGGTGATTCCGCGCTCGATTGGACCTTCCATCTCGCAGATATTGCGCAACAGGTCACGTTAATCCACCGAAGTGACTCCTTCAGGGGCGCTCCGGACTCAGCTGAAAAGGTTTTCAAATTGGCCCAACAGGGTAAGATCAACTTATTATTATCGCACAATCTGACCAATATTCATGGCAATGGCTACTTGTCCCATGTTGAAACAACCAATAAAGAAAAAGAAGTCATCGCAACAGATGCAGACTATTTTATTCCCTTATATGGTCTTACGCCGAAGCTTGGTCCAATCGCAGATTGGGGATTAAATATCGATAAAAATGCGATAGAGGTCAATACGTTTGATTATTCAACCAATATCGAGCGGATCTATGCAATTGGAGACATCAACACCTATCCAGGCAAACTGAAACTCATTCTCTGCGGGTACCATGAGGCTGCACTGATGTGTCAAAGTGCTTTTAAATTTGTCTACCCAGATCAAAAATTGACATTCAAATACACCACTGTAAACGGTATAAATACATTCTAG
- a CDS encoding MarR family transcriptional regulator, whose protein sequence is MLNEKFDRYSFILDQTAKKVKQFAQSSFAEKGFDITVDQWTILKALYETDQLSQKELAKRCGKDQPTLTRIVDILLKKNLAERITDETDRRSLYLHLTEEGKLKVASLTPIVAEIRMKAWENLTDEDFEAFTRILNTIYNNLNIE, encoded by the coding sequence ATGCTAAACGAAAAATTTGACCGCTACTCCTTCATCTTGGACCAAACAGCCAAGAAAGTAAAACAGTTCGCCCAATCTTCTTTTGCCGAGAAAGGATTTGATATTACTGTAGACCAATGGACCATTTTAAAGGCTTTGTACGAAACAGATCAACTTTCACAAAAAGAACTGGCCAAGCGCTGCGGAAAAGACCAGCCCACACTCACACGGATCGTAGATATCCTTCTTAAAAAAAATCTGGCTGAGCGGATTACCGATGAAACAGACCGTCGGAGTCTCTACCTCCATTTGACCGAAGAAGGGAAATTAAAAGTAGCATCGCTTACGCCGATTGTCGCGGAGATTCGCATGAAGGCCTGGGAAAATCTAACGGACGAAGATTTCGAAGCTTTCACAAGAATTTTGAATACAATATATAACAATTTAAATATAGAATAG
- a CDS encoding 2Fe-2S iron-sulfur cluster-binding protein has protein sequence MDDNLIHVTVIDRDGTENTLEVPTDINLSLMEILKASEYEILATCGGMALCATCHIEVVEGLDTLPSASDQELDMLDTLPDADDQSRLACQLYLHNNNNGMKIKIKGALQ, from the coding sequence ATGGACGATAATTTAATTCATGTCACTGTTATTGATCGTGATGGGACCGAAAATACGCTGGAGGTTCCTACCGATATCAATCTTTCACTCATGGAGATTTTAAAGGCATCCGAATATGAAATTCTGGCCACTTGTGGAGGTATGGCGCTGTGCGCTACCTGTCATATCGAAGTTGTCGAAGGCCTGGATACGCTTCCTTCAGCGAGTGATCAGGAGCTCGACATGCTGGACACGCTCCCGGATGCCGATGATCAAAGCCGTCTTGCCTGTCAGCTTTATCTGCACAATAACAACAACGGTATGAAAATCAAGATAAAAGGCGCACTACAATAG
- the rodA gene encoding rod shape-determining protein RodA has protein sequence MNNQKTSFFGKIDWLTITLWLALCLIGLFNIRAAVFNPELPNFFTLGTNYGKQSLYLVSAIILGVSILIIDAKFFSSASPIFYGITAVLLVIVLVVGRNVGGNQAWIDLGFFRLQPSEFAKLSTCLLLANFLSSQSNKAPTMQTLAMGAGIVLFPVFLVMLQPDTGSALAFFSLIFVFYREGYVNNELLIFGGLCILLFVLSLLVNPWILILILALLIGLVMWNYRKRRKYIINLSILFAACAVFVLCVDLVYEHVLQPHQRDRIDIILGKMEDPKGKGYNLNQSKIAIGSGQLLGKGYLQGTQTKYNFVPEQSTDFIFCTVGEEWGFVGSVTLLLIYLILLLRIIHIAERQRSAFARIYAYGVASILFFHLFINIGMTIGIVPVIGIPLPFISYGGSSLWSFTILLFIMLKFDSNRKGVV, from the coding sequence ATGAATAATCAAAAAACTAGTTTCTTTGGAAAGATAGACTGGCTAACCATCACGCTTTGGCTTGCGCTATGCTTAATTGGCTTATTCAATATCCGTGCGGCGGTATTCAATCCTGAACTACCCAATTTCTTTACCTTAGGAACCAATTATGGAAAACAGTCTTTATATCTTGTTTCCGCAATTATTCTAGGGGTATCCATTCTGATCATAGACGCGAAATTTTTCAGTTCCGCCTCACCGATATTTTATGGTATAACAGCTGTCCTACTTGTCATCGTGCTCGTTGTAGGGCGAAATGTCGGCGGAAACCAGGCCTGGATTGACTTAGGTTTTTTCCGCTTACAGCCTTCCGAGTTTGCAAAACTTTCAACCTGTCTGCTCTTGGCTAACTTTCTAAGTTCTCAAAGTAACAAAGCGCCGACCATGCAGACACTGGCCATGGGTGCCGGTATTGTCTTATTTCCTGTATTTTTGGTTATGTTACAACCCGATACTGGATCTGCCCTTGCCTTCTTTTCGTTGATTTTTGTATTCTACCGCGAGGGCTATGTTAATAATGAACTGCTTATATTTGGCGGGCTATGCATTTTACTTTTTGTTCTTTCTTTATTGGTCAATCCTTGGATTCTTATCTTGATTTTAGCATTGCTCATTGGCCTTGTCATGTGGAACTATCGTAAGAGAAGAAAATACATTATCAATCTAAGTATACTTTTTGCAGCCTGTGCTGTATTTGTTCTCTGTGTGGACTTGGTCTATGAACACGTGCTACAACCCCATCAACGTGACCGTATTGACATTATCCTAGGCAAAATGGAAGACCCTAAAGGCAAAGGATATAATTTGAATCAGTCGAAGATTGCAATTGGATCGGGACAGCTTCTGGGCAAAGGCTACCTACAAGGAACGCAGACAAAATACAACTTTGTACCTGAGCAGAGTACGGACTTTATTTTCTGCACCGTTGGAGAAGAGTGGGGATTTGTTGGATCGGTTACTTTATTACTTATCTATCTCATCCTACTGCTACGTATTATTCATATCGCCGAACGACAGCGTTCAGCCTTCGCCAGGATATATGCATACGGTGTAGCGTCCATCCTCTTTTTTCACTTATTTATCAATATCGGTATGACAATAGGTATTGTTCCAGTTATCGGGATTCCGCTGCCTTTTATCAGTTATGGCGGTTCATCCTTATGGAGTTTCACCATTTTACTATTCATCATGCTTAAATTTGATTCAAATAGAAAAGGAGTTGTCTAA
- a CDS encoding helix-turn-helix domain-containing protein, giving the protein MEEGTNYVKRTQRDYTLTLKLNVVKEIESGKLTLSQAQKQYGIQGDSTIRKWLKKYGNFDWENQIPSNMAKSPEQRILELEAKVRLLEKQKAQLEHQNHIADSKAIIFDMMIDIAEKEYKIDVRKNLKPAQSIVSGKKNKKA; this is encoded by the coding sequence ATGGAAGAAGGAACAAATTATGTAAAGCGGACTCAGCGTGATTACACTTTAACATTGAAGCTGAATGTCGTTAAAGAGATTGAATCGGGGAAATTGACACTCTCCCAAGCTCAAAAACAGTATGGCATCCAGGGAGATAGCACTATTCGCAAATGGTTAAAAAAATATGGTAACTTTGATTGGGAGAATCAAATACCATCCAATATGGCAAAGTCACCAGAACAGCGCATTTTAGAACTGGAAGCCAAAGTCAGACTGCTGGAGAAGCAAAAGGCTCAACTTGAGCATCAGAATCACATCGCTGATTCCAAAGCGATCATCTTTGACATGATGATCGATATTGCAGAAAAAGAATATAAAATCGACGTAAGAAAAAACTTGAAACCCGCGCAATCAATCGTTTCCGGCAAGAAAAACAAGAAAGCCTAA
- a CDS encoding IS3 family transposase has translation MFGLDRQVYYRRIKRIARSQGIAGKIVDLVHEIRTTQPRIGTRKLYHILARELQALKVGRDKFFDILRANHLLITPKRSYHTTTMSHHRFRKYPNIIKEVTVCRPNQVWVSDITYIGKRESPCYLSLVTDAYSKKIVGFEVSRTMCTPHVVKALKMAQKQRKTNEPLIHHSDRGVQYCAEEYQYYLNKYQLRCSMTENSDPYENAIAERINGILKQEFMIDTYHLDLHLMKQIVAEAIDIYNNDRPHWSNHMLTPNQMHMKSNMNFRTYKTKNSSNLSATTV, from the coding sequence TTGTTCGGGTTAGACAGGCAGGTGTATTATCGAAGGATCAAACGTATAGCCAGGAGCCAGGGTATAGCCGGGAAAATTGTGGACTTAGTTCATGAAATACGCACTACCCAGCCAAGAATAGGCACACGGAAACTTTACCATATATTGGCAAGGGAGCTACAGGCATTAAAAGTGGGCAGAGACAAATTCTTTGATATTTTACGCGCCAACCATTTGTTAATTACACCTAAAAGAAGCTATCATACGACCACTATGTCACATCATAGATTTAGAAAATATCCGAATATTATTAAAGAAGTGACTGTTTGCCGTCCCAATCAGGTTTGGGTAAGTGATATCACTTACATAGGGAAGCGAGAAAGCCCCTGTTACCTGAGTTTGGTTACAGATGCCTATTCGAAAAAAATTGTTGGCTTTGAGGTCTCGCGGACCATGTGCACACCGCATGTTGTAAAAGCACTAAAAATGGCACAAAAACAAAGAAAAACAAACGAGCCGTTAATCCATCATTCCGACAGAGGGGTACAATATTGTGCAGAAGAATACCAATATTACCTAAACAAGTATCAGCTCAGGTGCAGTATGACAGAAAACTCTGATCCTTATGAAAATGCCATCGCTGAACGAATCAATGGTATACTCAAACAAGAGTTCATGATTGATACCTATCATTTAGATCTACATTTGATGAAGCAGATCGTAGCTGAAGCAATCGATATCTATAATAATGACAGACCACATTGGTCTAATCATATGCTAACTCCAAATCAGATGCACATGAAATCAAACATGAACTTCAGAACTTATAAAACAAAAAACAGTAGCAACCTATCGGCTACTACTGTTTAA
- the mrdA gene encoding penicillin-binding protein 2: MNSFFARKYVVSGIFIAITLTLVARLFYLQIIDDSYIHSANSNVMRKVIVYPARGVILDRKGKVLVQNEPVYDLMVTPREVKEIDTALFCKLIDIDKEGFIKRMEKARVHSPYRASIFEKQLSVRTWAQYQEYQYQFRGFYVQKRTIRSYPDSIAAQFLGYVSEVNDKDIERSNGFYRSGDYIGRSGVERSYEDLIRGKRGVNNLMVDALNRPKGVFMEGKYDTLAVAGEGLVSSLDKDLQILGENLMKNKLGSIVAIEPATGEILAYVSSPSYNPNMMVGRQSGNNYMKLLKDDTKPLFNRPIQASYPPGSVFKVVSALTAQQAGVIDRNTVFFCPHGYSYGGGRGWMGCTHYHGSTTLQRSVAVSCNTYYGFTYAKMIDGRGLSGPKAYDLWRNAVTQFGIGHKLGIDLPGEKPGLLPTSDFYTKRYGNDKWRSSFNISLSIGQGEMGITPLQMANIMAIVANKGFYYRPHLIKGIGAQKIAKKEFTEKVSAGVDERYYPIVIQGMSDAVNTPEGTAWANRIPGIEMCGKTGTAQNPHGENHAVFFAFAPRENPKIAIAVFVENAGYGGTWAGPIASMMVEKYLKDTITAPKYIQDRIYKANFLPAPKKVVDPKIKDVKKTDSVKSKTDTLKSKRQLAALTKPKETIVHHSEIKRRYE; the protein is encoded by the coding sequence ATGAACAGTTTTTTTGCGCGTAAGTACGTCGTTTCGGGAATCTTTATTGCTATCACATTGACCTTGGTAGCCCGCTTATTCTATTTACAGATCATAGACGATTCCTATATACATTCCGCAAACAGCAATGTCATGCGCAAGGTCATTGTGTACCCGGCCAGAGGGGTTATATTGGACCGAAAGGGAAAGGTATTAGTTCAAAACGAACCGGTATATGACCTTATGGTTACGCCACGTGAGGTGAAAGAAATCGACACCGCTTTGTTTTGCAAATTGATAGACATTGACAAGGAAGGCTTTATTAAACGGATGGAAAAGGCAAGAGTACACTCGCCTTACCGTGCATCCATTTTTGAAAAACAGCTTTCTGTACGGACATGGGCCCAATATCAAGAATACCAATATCAATTTCGTGGTTTCTATGTCCAAAAAAGAACAATCAGAAGTTATCCCGATAGCATAGCGGCTCAATTTTTGGGTTATGTGAGTGAGGTAAATGATAAAGATATTGAACGCTCCAACGGGTTTTATCGTAGTGGTGACTATATTGGTCGCAGTGGGGTAGAACGTTCTTATGAAGACCTTATTCGGGGAAAACGTGGTGTCAACAACTTAATGGTTGATGCGCTGAACCGCCCGAAAGGAGTATTTATGGAGGGGAAATACGATACACTCGCTGTTGCAGGGGAAGGACTGGTTTCCTCGTTGGATAAGGACCTACAGATTCTAGGGGAAAACCTCATGAAAAATAAATTGGGGTCCATTGTCGCTATTGAACCTGCAACAGGTGAAATATTGGCGTATGTAAGTAGCCCGAGTTACAATCCAAACATGATGGTCGGCAGACAGTCGGGCAATAATTATATGAAATTATTGAAAGACGACACCAAACCGCTTTTTAACCGTCCTATTCAAGCCTCTTACCCCCCAGGCTCTGTGTTTAAGGTTGTTTCAGCACTGACTGCGCAGCAAGCCGGTGTTATTGATCGCAATACGGTATTTTTCTGCCCGCATGGATATAGCTATGGTGGTGGCCGTGGCTGGATGGGCTGTACGCACTATCATGGCTCAACTACATTACAGCGATCTGTAGCCGTATCCTGTAATACCTACTATGGATTTACCTATGCTAAGATGATCGACGGACGTGGGCTTTCGGGACCTAAGGCATACGATCTATGGCGCAATGCAGTAACACAGTTCGGAATTGGTCATAAACTAGGCATTGATCTGCCGGGTGAAAAACCAGGTTTGCTACCTACGTCAGATTTTTATACCAAACGCTATGGTAACGATAAATGGCGTTCAAGTTTCAATATCTCCTTATCTATTGGACAAGGGGAAATGGGTATAACGCCCCTGCAAATGGCCAATATTATGGCTATCGTTGCCAACAAAGGTTTTTATTATAGACCCCATCTGATTAAAGGTATTGGCGCACAGAAAATTGCCAAGAAGGAATTTACCGAAAAAGTCAGTGCCGGCGTGGATGAGCGGTATTATCCTATTGTTATCCAAGGGATGAGTGATGCTGTCAATACACCCGAAGGTACCGCTTGGGCCAATCGTATCCCAGGCATCGAAATGTGCGGAAAAACAGGTACAGCACAAAACCCACACGGAGAAAACCATGCCGTTTTCTTTGCTTTTGCACCTAGAGAAAACCCTAAAATTGCCATTGCTGTCTTTGTTGAAAATGCTGGTTACGGTGGAACCTGGGCAGGACCTATCGCAAGTATGATGGTTGAGAAATACCTCAAAGACACGATAACTGCACCAAAATATATTCAGGATCGCATTTATAAAGCGAATTTTCTTCCTGCACCTAAAAAAGTTGTGGATCCAAAGATTAAAGATGTAAAAAAGACTGATTCTGTAAAATCAAAAACGGATACGTTAAAATCAAAACGCCAGCTGGCAGCCTTAACAAAACCAAAGGAAACAATTGTTCACCATAGCGAGATAAAGAGAAGATATGAATAA
- a CDS encoding rod shape-determining protein, whose protein sequence is MGLFNWFTQEVAIDLGTANTLIIHNDKVVVDEPSIVAFDRTTNKVIAIGRQAMQMEGKTHDNIKTVRPLRDGVIADFTAAEHLIRGMVKLVNNGKSWFFPSLRMVVCIPSGITEVEKRAVRDSAEIAGAKEVYLIHEPMAAAVGIGIDVEEPMGNMIIDIGGGTTEIAVIALSGIVCDQSIRVAGDNFDSDIVQYIRRQHNIMIGERTAEKIKIEVGAALPELQEPPADFAVQGRDLMTGVPKQITVSYTEIAHCLDKSISKIEEAILKALEITPPELSADIYQTGIYLTGGGALLRGLDRRIQAKTKLPVHIAEDPLRAVVRGTGIALKNIGRFKFLMQS, encoded by the coding sequence ATGGGCTTATTTAATTGGTTTACGCAAGAAGTTGCGATTGACTTGGGTACTGCAAATACCCTAATAATTCATAATGACAAAGTAGTAGTGGATGAACCTTCTATTGTTGCATTTGACCGCACCACAAACAAAGTGATCGCCATTGGTCGCCAGGCCATGCAAATGGAGGGTAAAACACACGACAATATAAAGACAGTACGTCCTTTACGTGATGGAGTAATCGCTGATTTTACGGCAGCTGAGCACCTGATCAGAGGGATGGTGAAATTGGTGAACAATGGTAAGAGCTGGTTTTTCCCTTCCCTACGTATGGTTGTTTGTATTCCTTCCGGTATTACGGAAGTAGAGAAAAGAGCTGTGCGCGATTCAGCAGAAATTGCGGGTGCCAAAGAAGTCTATTTAATTCACGAACCCATGGCTGCTGCTGTTGGAATCGGAATTGACGTGGAAGAACCAATGGGTAATATGATTATCGATATCGGTGGTGGTACCACTGAAATTGCTGTCATCGCTTTATCGGGTATTGTATGTGACCAGTCCATTCGTGTTGCTGGTGATAACTTCGACTCTGACATCGTTCAATACATCAGAAGACAACATAACATCATGATCGGTGAACGTACGGCAGAAAAAATCAAAATTGAAGTCGGTGCTGCCCTACCTGAGTTGCAGGAACCACCGGCAGATTTTGCTGTGCAAGGCCGTGATTTGATGACAGGTGTTCCTAAGCAAATTACTGTTTCTTACACCGAAATAGCGCATTGTCTAGATAAGTCCATTTCAAAAATTGAAGAGGCGATCTTAAAAGCACTTGAAATCACTCCGCCAGAATTATCAGCGGATATTTATCAAACAGGTATTTATCTTACCGGTGGTGGTGCATTATTGCGCGGTTTGGACCGCCGTATACAAGCGAAAACTAAACTTCCAGTACATATTGCCGAAGATCCGTTACGTGCTGTCGTAAGAGGGACTGGTATTGCACTTAAAAATATTGGACGATTTAAATTCTTGATGCAATCATAA
- the secF gene encoding protein translocase subunit SecF, with protein sequence MQKRKIFYAISIVAVIISAASIFTKGFSLGVDFQGGRTYTVRYDKPVDLEAVRTNLDDIFKKTTEVKVFGASNQLRITTTYHIEETSDSADKEVLDKLNQGLSKVDASNKHEILSSQKVGPSIATDIKSRATSSAIFSIIIVAAYILIRFHKWEYSVGAAIATIHDAIILLGLFSILDGIVPFSLDIDQHFVAAILTVIAYSVNDTVVVFDRLREFVSKPNAHNEDLGDVVNHAINSTLSRTIITSLTIVFVLAVLFIFGGEVIRGFSFAILIGVIVGTYSSIILAAPSVYDLRKGKHLAEGNTAKKAEVVRP encoded by the coding sequence GTGCAGAAACGTAAAATCTTTTACGCCATTTCAATCGTTGCTGTAATAATTTCTGCTGCATCAATTTTCACAAAAGGATTCAGTTTAGGTGTGGATTTCCAAGGTGGACGTACTTATACTGTTCGTTATGACAAACCTGTGGACTTAGAAGCTGTACGTACAAACTTGGATGATATATTCAAGAAAACTACAGAAGTAAAAGTATTCGGTGCATCCAATCAATTGCGTATTACAACAACTTATCATATCGAAGAAACTTCGGACAGTGCTGATAAAGAAGTATTGGACAAATTAAACCAAGGTCTATCGAAAGTAGATGCTTCCAATAAACATGAGATTCTTTCGTCTCAAAAAGTTGGACCAAGTATCGCTACCGACATCAAATCTAGAGCAACCAGCTCAGCAATTTTCTCTATCATTATTGTTGCAGCTTACATCTTGATCCGTTTCCATAAATGGGAATATTCAGTTGGAGCAGCTATTGCAACAATTCACGATGCGATCATTTTATTGGGATTATTCTCTATCTTGGATGGTATCGTACCATTCTCACTTGATATTGACCAACACTTTGTAGCAGCGATATTAACTGTAATTGCTTACTCGGTGAATGATACAGTGGTTGTATTTGACCGTTTACGTGAATTCGTATCGAAACCAAATGCACATAATGAAGATCTTGGCGATGTCGTAAACCATGCGATCAACTCGACATTAAGTAGAACAATTATCACCTCATTGACAATCGTGTTTGTTCTTGCTGTATTGTTTATCTTTGGTGGTGAAGTTATCCGTGGATTCTCATTCGCGATCTTAATCGGTGTTATCGTAGGTACATATTCATCGATTATCTTAGCTGCACCTTCAGTATATGACTTACGTAAAGGAAAACATTTGGCAGAAGGTAATACTGCTAAAAAAGCTGAAGTCGTAAGACCATAA